DNA from Fusarium falciforme chromosome 7, complete sequence:
ATTACCGCATTTGAAACGACTCAGTGACTAATGCCATACGGTTCCCGAAGCACCGCCACTCTGATTCATGTCGGGTCGGCACTCTATGCGCGGATTTTCAAGGGCCCTCACCTTTCATACTCGCTTTCCAGAACTAGATAAGTCCCTTTAGGATACTATGACTGATTCCAACTTGAAAAAGTTAAAAGATGTGTCCTTTTTGAACCGAACATTTAAGCTTATAGGGTAGGAGAACAAGATACCAATGATAGTCAAGCTCATTGCTATCATCCGCACTGATAAAAAAAacattagatatataattatgaTAATTACTGTGGTTAAACTAAATACTGAATCCCAATAGCCACTCTTTGCCTCGTTATTGCCATCTTGAATTACACTGACAAGGGCGTTGTGAAAGGCCAGAGTGATCGCACAAAACCTCAATTAAACCGCGTCAAAACAGCGCCCTTCTCTTGTGAAACCAAACACTGTCTGCTTTGATTAAAAATTACATGTTTGGGTACTCATCAGCTCCATAATTACACAGATCTGCCTTTATTTCTCTGTACCTCCGTCAGTTTTTCTGCCCTCACACGAGATGGATTCCCTCTGGGGGATCTAATTAAGCTCATGCTTGTCACGGGGAATGAGGCGGCAGGGGTCCTCGTATACTTTTACCAAAATGAAAACTTTCTCGGATTCATTCCAAGTTGGGCTTAGTGCTCGTGTCCAGCACCAAACTAGGCAAAGCGCCCATGACTCGGCACAGGGGTCCGAGAGAGACACCCAGTGTCGTCTTCCCTCGCATTCCCTCCTACTTCCTGCATATCTTCTTTCCTCGCATTACTTCTCTTCTGTCTGTTTCTTCTCGTTTACTCGTATTCCAGCCCGTTATCTCTCTTCCTTATGGAATCCAACCGCGTTCGAAAGCCGCGCCAAGGTCATCGCAAGTCGCGCAATGGCTGTGCAATTTGCAAGAAGCGCCACATCAAATGCGACGAGCGACGTCCCGTTTGTGGCCATTGCGAGATATCCGAGAGGGACTGCTACTACATTGTGCCtaagaaggccaagatgggAGCTTCTCCATACGAAAAGGAGCTCACCACTTCGGCATGGCTTGAGACTGCATCCACGTCGAGAGACCCGGAACTTCCAGCGTCACCGAATCTGCATGACATCGAATCCGATGAGCTTTTTACCTTTGAACATTTGCAGCTTTTGTACAATATCCAGGAACATATGACGAATTGGATGATGGTGCCGGACTTACTAAAGCCTCTCGCCAATGGCTACGTCAACGCCGCTTTGAAGACACCATACCTGATGAACCAACTACTGGCTCTATCCGCAATGCATCTCAGCACAGTCAATCCCGAGTCCTCGAGCCATTACACGAGTACCGCGAATCATCTCCGACACCGGGCACTGCGTGGCTTCAACAAGGAGCTCGACGATACCTCCCAGTCGAACGCGACATCACAGTTCTTCTTTGCCTCGTTGCTGGCACTACACTACTTCGCCGAGACCATAAGCGGTGTTCCAGAACAGGAATTCCCCACGACTCTTCGGCATATGCTGGAATACTTTCGACTTCATCGCGGAGCGCGAGTGCTAAGCGATCGAGCACACCCAACACTTATGGGTTCATCGGTCGTGGGATGGCTTATTACTGCGGTGGAGGAAAGCAAGAAGGAAACACACACCCCATCAGAATCCTGTGCCATCCTAGCAACAATGCTCCAGGCCTCCGATTTGAACGAAGAGTCACTTGAGGCTTGTGAAGGAGCGAGGGAGTCCCTCGACCTCGTTCATCGATGGATTCAGGGTCCCAATGGGTGGGGCGTACACGCGCTGCTCGGCTGGTCGAACCTCATCCCACTGCGGTTCCTTAGCCTGTTGGAGAAACAGACTCCCGAGGCTCTTGTCATTCTAGCCCATTACGCCATGTTGATGCATCGTTTTCGGGGTTTCTGGTGTTTTGGAGAGGTGGGAAAACGGTTGGTGAATGGCATCTCTGGTCTTCTCGCAACATACTGGGTAGATTGGCTTCCGACTCTTAATGATGAATGAAACCTCTGAATCGTCCTCACGCTTGTAGAATAACTTGGATAAATGTGTCGAGTGTATAGTTTATGATCGTAGACGAAGCTGCCCGACCACGCGGACGTACAAAAACTGGAGACACCAGGACGGCTACGCTCAGTTAAGTCAATACAGAGTGTTCACTTTATAGCCTAATTGTgagctaaataagagataaaaataaaaaaaaataatatcattaatatttaaatattttattactatatttagGGACCTTTTTTTGTGTTAGAAACCAGAGATCATTGACTTAGTGTCTTATGTTTTATTACGACTACGTGCCGACCCCTGTTTCAAACCTCGTCGAAGCCAACAAAAGCATTTTTGCCACCACTGAGTGGCAAACTGATCAGACCAGCCTTCCTCCTAAACATGTCTAGCCATTGTGGATTGTCTGCCCAAGTCTGATCCCATGCATTATCCGGCCCATACATCATTTcgctcatcttcctctgtaGTTGGCGATCTGAAGGAACACGTCCTTGCGCAATCTCGTCTGACACAAACTTCAACAGGAGCCGTTCTATCTGCCTGTATGAATGTGCCGAGGTTTCATCCCTGTTTGGCGGTGTTGAGTCAGCCACCCCAGGACTGACCTCGTCGCTGCTCAGCGGCCCAAAGACATTCTCAGACGAATCCATGCGGTGATCTGCCCTTGAGGCTGAGAAAGGCTCCATCGTGTGTCGTTGCGTGCCAATGAGGAACACTGGCATGTCATTCTCAACAAGGTCATCAATCTTTTGCTCAAAACCTCTGTCACCCTTCCACTCCCTCATGTCTGAGCCAGTACGAAAATGCACCGCCAAGTGTTTCTGCCTCTCAGCCCAAGTACCCATGCGCGCATCGCAGAAGCCGCATCGAGACTTGACATCGTCAATGGACGAAAGCCAGTTTTTCATCAAGTCGTTGAAGTTGCATCCACGATGGAAGAGACGGAGGTGCTGTCCAAGATGATCTTTGCGATGAAACTggcgggcttcttctggTTGCGCTATGCAGGCGGCATAGTTGTGTACTTGGTGGTGCTCGGGTAA
Protein-coding regions in this window:
- a CDS encoding Zn(2)-C6 fungal-type domain-containing protein; this encodes MESNRVRKPRQGHRKSRNGCAICKKRHIKCDERRPVCGHCEISERDCYYIVPKKAKMGASPYEKELTTSAWLETASTSRDPELPASPNLHDIESDELFTFEHLQLLYNIQEHMTNWMMVPDLLKPLANGYVNAALKTPYLMNQLLALSAMHLSTVNPESSSHYTSTANHLRHRALRGFNKELDDTSQSNATSQFFFASLLALHYFAETISGVPEQEFPTTLRHMLEYFRLHRGARVLSDRAHPTLMGSSVVGWLITAVEESKKETHTPSESCAILATMLQASDLNEESLEACEGARESLDLVHRWIQGPNGWGVHALLGWSNLIPLRFLSLLEKQTPEALVILAHYAMLMHRFRGFWCFGEVGKRLVNGISGLLATYWVDWLPTLNDE
- a CDS encoding C2H2-type domain-containing protein, with product MDSQKSPSERAPAHAGQSSADEDWMSWLPEHEVGYLGTTSGLDEAQDNAAIIGNTSIHGVVNTRSHSDTSIGAVDDISNLYPDPLQLATDPWQRVFQTDDPDSRALSCSSDHIISHDLSYRPELPASLPYTDDVASTSQTPFSAEAGARSDSSVGSWDSFTSSPSASRRRRRRRQPARSKKVREVETEPRRYQCTFCTDTFKTKHDWQRHETTMHLSLEQWQCSKFGPVLQEPDGRVYCVFCRQPDPLPEHHQVHNYAACIAQPEEARQFHRKDHLGQHLRLFHRGCNFNDLMKNWLSSIDDVKSRCGFCDARMGTWAERQKHLAVHFRTGSDMREWKGDRGFEQKIDDLVENDMPVFLIGTQRHTMEPFSASRADHRMDSSENVFGPLSSDEVSPGVADSTPPNRDETSAHSYRQIERLLLKFVSDEIAQGRVPSDRQLQRKMSEMMYGPDNAWDQTWADNPQWLDMFRRKAGLISLPLSGGKNAFVGFDEV